One stretch of Clavelina lepadiformis chromosome 6, kaClaLepa1.1, whole genome shotgun sequence DNA includes these proteins:
- the LOC143462371 gene encoding MARVEL domain-containing protein 1-like, translating into MADVNPAATTGRTSSVSFNLNYVTSIPGVLTILELVFGLICWALLASFPFSTFFAGFQFALFVTITSWLLTLILFVIYLFGLHANACSGAPWSIIDFGHNALWSLMYFIAACVIAAYADGFDTLIASAVFAFIVTAIYLIHTFISFKEWRGGFPWQQSSSGSSVNT; encoded by the exons ATGGCTGATGTCAATCCTGCTGCCACTACTGGACGCACCAGTTCGGTGTCATTTAATTTGAATTACGTCACATCTATTCCTGGCGTTTTGACCATATTGGAACTGGTTTTTGGATTGATTTGCTGGGCGCTGTTGGCTTCCTTTCCTTTCAGTACCTTTTTTGCTGGCTTCCAGTTCGCTCTTTTTGTCACAATTACCTCGTGGTTGCTAACCCT GATTTTGTTCGTCATCTACCTGTTCGGACTTCACGCAAATGCTTGCTCCGGAGCTCCCTGGTCCATCATCGACTTCGGCCACAACGCTCTGTGGTCGCTGATGTATTTCATTGCAGCTTGTGTGATCGCAGCTTATGCCGATGGATTCGACACACTCATCGCTTCGGCGGTATTCGCCTTCATCGTCACCGCCATCTACCTCATCCACACCTTTATCTCCTTCAAAGAGTGGAGGGGTGGGTTTCCATGGCAACAGTCTAGCTCGGGATCTTCTGTTAACACGTGA
- the LOC143461952 gene encoding uncharacterized protein LOC143461952, whose protein sequence is MDTQLGDTGITLGDVSDATKTADDLANTARQLPGMTSPNDQGSAEPEICPTCNQKIITNQPTGAEGDTFDQVLEKSESILDCCSKAFDCLKKATDAVGQIQELTGE, encoded by the exons ATGGACACGCAGTTGGGTGATACAGGAATTACACTTGGCGATGTTTCTGACGCCACAAAGACCGCCGACGATCTCGCGAACACTGCAAGACAACTTCCGGGAATGACGAGTCCAAATGACCAAG gaTCAGCCGAACCGGAAATTTGTCCGACCTGTAACCAGAAGATAATAACCAATCAGCCCACAGGAG CTGAAGGCGACACATTTGACCAAGTTCTAGAAAAGAGCGAAAGCATCTTAGATTGTTGCTCAAAAGCATTTGACTGCTTAAAGAAAGCGACGGATGCCGTCGGCCAAATTCAAGAACTCACCGGCGAATAA
- the LOC143461957 gene encoding uncharacterized protein LOC143461957, giving the protein MDTQLGDTGITLDDVSDTTKTAGDLVNTARQLPGMTSPNDQGSAEPEICPTCNQKIITNQPTGAEGDKVDQVLEKSESILDCCSKAFDCFGKATDAVGKVQELTGEE; this is encoded by the exons ATGGACACGCAGTTGGGTGATACAGGAATTACACTTGACGATGTTTCTGACACCACAAAGACCGCCGGCGATCTCGTGAACACTGCAAGACAACTTCCGGGAATGACAAGTCCAAATGACCAAG GATCAGCCGAACCGGAAATTTGTCCGACCTGTAACCAGAAGATAATAACCAATCAGCCCACAGGAG CTGAAGGCGACAAAGTGGACCAAGTTCTAGAAAAGAGCGAAAGCATCTTAGATTGTTGCTCAAAAGCATTTGACTGCTTCGGGAAAGCGACGGACGCCGTCGGCAAAGTTCAAGAACTCACCGGCGAAGAATAA
- the LOC143461955 gene encoding CKLF-like MARVEL transmembrane domain-containing protein 8 yields MEETTTTTTTVTSSTTVITCNTSYLLSVPGILKIAEVILGLLCWALIASVGGTAFSRPHQFVMFVAVTSWILTLITLVIYLSACHVHTCSGAPWSIIEFTFNAFWAFFYVIASCVSAAFTGSVPNLAAATAFAFFTSIAYVIHAIWSYKIWRGVLPWIRVSRDVTVSS; encoded by the exons ATGGAAGAAACCACGACGACCACCActactgtgacgtcatcaaccaCGGTGATCACGTGTAATACCAGTTATTTGTTATCGGTTCCAGGCATTCTAAAAATCGCGGAAGTAATCCTGGGTCTTCTGTGCTGGGCCCTGATCGCTTCAGTCGGTGGGACCGCTTTCAGTCGCCCCCACCAATTTGTCATGTTTGTGGCTGTGACGTCATGGATTTTGACGCT GATCACTCTCGTGATATATTTGTCGGCTTGCCACGTCCACACGTGTTCAGGCGCTCCTTGGTCTATCATCGAATTTACCTTCAACGCTTTTTGGGCCTTCTTCTACGTCATCGCGTCATGCGTGAGTGCCGCCTTTACGGGATCAGTCCCCAACCTTGCCGCCGCCACCGCCTTCGCCTTTTTTACCAGCATTGCTTACGTCATACATGCCATTTGGTCGTACAAAATATGGCGTGGCGTTTTGCCATGGATAAGAGTTTCCCGTGACGTTACAGTGAGCTCGTGA
- the LOC143461956 gene encoding uncharacterized protein LOC143461956 — MNVSLENSALGEVSETAQTASDIQGQVSNLPGMTKETNETTTTEQSEDKPQTSAVQGEPSIAVTGQPKATGGGISLDKTVEQTEKTANCCSSIFGCAGEATEVAGNIQELAEKE; from the exons ATGAATGTAAGTTTGGAAAACTCTGCTCTTGGCGAAGTTAGCGAAACAGCTCAAACTGCGAGCGACATACAAGGCCAAGTCAGCAACCTGCCGGGAATGACGAAAGAAACAAACGAAACAACCACAACAG aGCAAAGCGAAGACAAACCTCAAACCAGCGCTGTACAAGGGGAGCCATCAATCGCAGTGACTGGGCAGCCTAAAGCTACAG GAGGAGGAATATCCTTGGACAAAACTGTCGAACAGACCGAGAAAACGGCCAACTGCTGCTCCAGCATCTTTGGTTGCGCGGGAGAAGCCACCGAGGTTGCTGGAAACATCCAGGAACTTGCCGAGAAAGAATAA
- the LOC143461954 gene encoding RPE-retinal G protein-coupled receptor-like isoform X1 has product MELHDSTIRTIFGALMFLIAATSMAGYAIYGLAIWNRKKLQQKTIWVTSLAMADILMTFQFIVVAVASLRSTWPFGNFECQVSALISLAGGFVAIASITWIAIDRYYQACKPEKFGVNYGFFLGCVWSLSLLAAALPAFGFGSYEHASKDTVVCLLDLDDGKANRGYVMTVALIWFVYPVVKMFLYYHKLAQESKSPHLVTRLVPAIFLLCYTPYALFAALQVTIGLGSVPVWISVAVHLLPKLLSAINPYIYMQSDPELLQACKDVISWKSEEKKEK; this is encoded by the exons ATGGAACTTCATGACTCCACGATTCGAACCATATTTGGAgctttaatgtttttgattg CCGCGACGTCAATGGCGGGATACGCGATCTACGGTCTAGCAATCTGGAATCGCAAAAAGTTGCAGCAGAAAACAATTTGGGTGACGTCGCTAGCCATGGCTGACATTCTCATGACTTTTCAGTTCATAGTCGTGGCGGTGGCGTCTCTAAGGTCGACGTGGCCTTTCGGAAACTTTGAATGCCAG GTCTCTGCTCTAATTAGCTTGGCCGGTGGGTTCGTTGCCATCGCCAGCATCACGTGGATCGCCATCGACCGCTACTACCAAGCGTGCAAGCCAGAGAAAT TTGGCGTGAATTACGGTTTCTTTCTGGGTTGCGTTTGGTCCCTCAGCCTTCTCGCTGCGGCGTTACCGGCGTTTGGTTTTGGATCTTACGAACATGCCAGCAAAGATACTGTGGTTTGTCTTCTGGACCTAGATGACGGCAAAGC AAACCGCGGCTACGTCATGACGGTTGCCCTTATATGGTTTGTGTACCCCGtggtgaaaatgtttttgtattatCACAAACTCGCCCAGGAATCAAAAAGCCCGCATTTGGTAA CCAGGCTAGTGCCGGCCATCTTTCTTCTCTGCTACACCCCCTACGCTCTGTTCGCTGCGCTTCAAGTCACCATCGGTCTTGGCTCCGTTCCCGTCTGGATTTCAGTTGCTGTTCAC CTTCTACCCAAGCTTCTCTCAGCCATCAATCCGTACATTTACATGCAGTCCGACCCCGAGCTCCTACAAGCCTGCAAGGATGTGATCTCATGGAAAAGTGAAGAGAAGAAGGAAAAGTGA
- the LOC143461954 gene encoding RPE-retinal G protein-coupled receptor-like isoform X2 → MELHDSTIRTIFGALMFLIAATSMAGYAIYGLAIWNRKKLQQKTIWVTSLAMADILMTFQFIVVAVASLRSTWPFGNFECQVSALISLAGGFVAIASITWIAIDRYYQACKPEKFGVNYGFFLGCVWSLSLLAAALPAFGFGSYEHASKDTVVCLLDLDDGKANRGYVMTVALIWFVYPVVKMFLYYHKLAQESKSPHLIARLVPAIFLLCYTPYALFAALQVTIGLGSVPVWISVAVHLLPKLLSAINPYIYMQSDPELLQACKDVISWKSEEKKEK, encoded by the exons ATGGAACTTCATGACTCCACGATTCGAACCATATTTGGAgctttaatgtttttgattg CCGCGACGTCAATGGCGGGATACGCGATCTACGGTCTAGCAATCTGGAATCGCAAAAAGTTGCAGCAGAAAACAATTTGGGTGACGTCGCTAGCCATGGCTGACATTCTCATGACTTTTCAGTTCATAGTCGTGGCGGTGGCGTCTCTAAGGTCGACGTGGCCTTTCGGAAACTTTGAATGCCAG GTCTCTGCTCTAATTAGCTTGGCCGGTGGGTTCGTTGCCATCGCCAGCATCACGTGGATCGCCATCGACCGCTACTACCAAGCGTGCAAGCCAGAGAAAT TTGGCGTGAATTACGGTTTCTTTCTGGGTTGCGTTTGGTCCCTCAGCCTTCTCGCTGCGGCGTTACCGGCGTTTGGTTTTGGATCTTACGAACATGCCAGCAAAGATACTGTGGTTTGTCTTCTGGACCTAGATGACGGCAAAGC AAACCGCGGCTACGTCATGACGGTTGCCCTTATATGGTTTGTGTACCCCGtggtgaaaatgtttttgtattatCACAAACTCGCCCAGGAATCAAAAAGCCCGCATTTG ATAGCCAGGCTAGTGCCGGCCATCTTTCTTCTCTGCTACACCCCCTACGCTCTGTTCGCTGCGCTTCAAGTCACCATCGGTCTTGGCTCCGTTCCCGTCTGGATTTCAGTTGCTGTTCAC CTTCTACCCAAGCTTCTCTCAGCCATCAATCCGTACATTTACATGCAGTCCGACCCCGAGCTCCTACAAGCCTGCAAGGATGTGATCTCATGGAAAAGTGAAGAGAAGAAGGAAAAGTGA
- the LOC143462230 gene encoding uncharacterized protein LOC143462230 isoform X2, with product MTFRWIFRCHSASRRFYITILGLILLNGIIYLVFDSYFSKKFDWKGELRVLADVIPVLESKSSSNNGEEATYPWRNITLPVVDEYIKIESLIDLLSKDYSPLVKDRAVDDITNAFYDDKILNCDEMKYMERRKRNPKLVYGSKEASTQMGELFLHNGETINFVIKSFSSDQAIDDMTSDIDDVDHAEAVDLLNALKFAGKNPSKFAPKSSAGWLNVAIGNLYKLLQMRMWPGIPRIYAICVSTKNETDVMTPQYSGQEVHSIRYIMERFDDAFHLCDHDVITEECAQLSGLRRFVKSQSNPPVVALKIMRNFIEVFENFFLNGFFPYNFTPRDWVITRDYRVILTSVDIFIPLEENKENPGTYKRILSDVMCKFWSDCPTPGWEHQQMLFKLGQSCKEVRGHCGDDKRCWGMDSTIYMCAFSKWLFAHLTHVVPLAWPHAMDLNKMLICSQQGIPQYRCSWSDLLHKTDDMLYKAIDSWGD from the exons ATGACGTTTAGGTGGATTTTTAGGTGTCATTCCGCTTCACGCCGATTTTACATCACAATCCTTGGTCTGATACTTCTCAATGGAATTATTTACCTCGTTTTTGATTCttatttttccaaaa AATTCGATTGGAAGGGAGAACTTCGCGTCCTAGCCGATGTGATCCCGGTTCTAGAATCAAAGTCTTCCTCGAACAATGGAGAGGAAGCTACTTACCCTTGGCGGAATATTACTTTACCCGTCGTGGATGAATATATTAAAATTGAAAGCCTCATTGACCTTCTGTCCAAGGATTACAGCCCGTTGGTAAAAGACAGAGCGgttgatgacatcacaaacgCCTTCTATGACGATAAAATACTAAACTGTGACGAGATGAAGTACATGGAAAGACGGAAGCGTAACCCCAAGCTTGTGTATGGCTCGAAAGAGGCTTCCACTCAAATGGGAGAGCTATTCCTTCATAATGGGGAGACAATTAACTTTGTGATAAAGTCATTCTCCAGCGATCAAGCCATAGACGACATGACGTCAGATATTGACGACGTAGATCACGCAGAAGCGGTGGATTTACTGAATGCGTTGAAATTCGCGGGAAAAAATCCGTCCAAATTCGCGCCGAAAAGTTCCGCTGGTTGGCTTAACGTTGCCATAGGCAATCTCTATAAACTGCTTCAGATGCGTATGTGGCCGGGGATTCCCCGCATATACGCCATTTGCGTTAGTACAAAAAACGAAACCGACGTAATGACGCCACAATATTCTGGGCAAGAAGTCCATTCCATACG ATATATAATGGAAAGATTTGATGACGCGTTTCATCTGTGCGatcatgacgtcataaccGAAGAATGCGCGCAGCTGAGTGGATTGAGAAGATTTGTGAAATCGCAATCAAATCCGCCGGTAGTGGCGCTAAAGATCATGAGAAACTTCATAGAAGTTTTCGAAAATTTCTTCCTAAACGG ATTCTTTCCGTACAACTTCACTCCCAGAGACTGGGTGATCACAAGAGACTACAGAGTGATCCTGACTTCGGTCGACATCTTTATTCCCTTGGAAGAGAACAAAGAAAACCCCGGAACTTACAAAAG aaTCCTATCTGACGTCATGTGCAAGTTTTGGTCGGACTGTCCGACACCAGGCTGGGAACATCAGCAAATGCTCTTCAAACTCGGACAATCGTGTAAGGAGGTCAGGGGTCACTGCGGCGACGATAAGAG aTGCTGGGGCATGGATTCTACTATTTACATGTGCGCTTTCTCGAAATGGCTTTTCGCCCACCTCACACATGTGGTGCCACTTGCCTGGCCTCACGCCATGGATCTAAACAAGATGCTCATTTGCTCACAACAGGGGATTCCCCAGTACCGGTGCAGTTGGAGTGATTTATTGCATAAAACCGACGATATGCTTTATAAGGCCATCGACTCGTGGGGAGACTGA
- the LOC143462230 gene encoding uncharacterized protein LOC143462230 isoform X1, with protein MTFRWIFRCHSASRRFYITILGLILLNGIIYLVFDSYFSKKTCQETRFQKLSQLNFLNGDEEFDWKGELRVLADVIPVLESKSSSNNGEEATYPWRNITLPVVDEYIKIESLIDLLSKDYSPLVKDRAVDDITNAFYDDKILNCDEMKYMERRKRNPKLVYGSKEASTQMGELFLHNGETINFVIKSFSSDQAIDDMTSDIDDVDHAEAVDLLNALKFAGKNPSKFAPKSSAGWLNVAIGNLYKLLQMRMWPGIPRIYAICVSTKNETDVMTPQYSGQEVHSIRYIMERFDDAFHLCDHDVITEECAQLSGLRRFVKSQSNPPVVALKIMRNFIEVFENFFLNGFFPYNFTPRDWVITRDYRVILTSVDIFIPLEENKENPGTYKRILSDVMCKFWSDCPTPGWEHQQMLFKLGQSCKEVRGHCGDDKRCWGMDSTIYMCAFSKWLFAHLTHVVPLAWPHAMDLNKMLICSQQGIPQYRCSWSDLLHKTDDMLYKAIDSWGD; from the exons ATGACGTTTAGGTGGATTTTTAGGTGTCATTCCGCTTCACGCCGATTTTACATCACAATCCTTGGTCTGATACTTCTCAATGGAATTATTTACCTCGTTTTTGATTCttatttttccaaaa AGACTTGCCAAGAAACGagatttcaaaaactttctcAACTCAACTTCTTGAACGGCGATGAAG AATTCGATTGGAAGGGAGAACTTCGCGTCCTAGCCGATGTGATCCCGGTTCTAGAATCAAAGTCTTCCTCGAACAATGGAGAGGAAGCTACTTACCCTTGGCGGAATATTACTTTACCCGTCGTGGATGAATATATTAAAATTGAAAGCCTCATTGACCTTCTGTCCAAGGATTACAGCCCGTTGGTAAAAGACAGAGCGgttgatgacatcacaaacgCCTTCTATGACGATAAAATACTAAACTGTGACGAGATGAAGTACATGGAAAGACGGAAGCGTAACCCCAAGCTTGTGTATGGCTCGAAAGAGGCTTCCACTCAAATGGGAGAGCTATTCCTTCATAATGGGGAGACAATTAACTTTGTGATAAAGTCATTCTCCAGCGATCAAGCCATAGACGACATGACGTCAGATATTGACGACGTAGATCACGCAGAAGCGGTGGATTTACTGAATGCGTTGAAATTCGCGGGAAAAAATCCGTCCAAATTCGCGCCGAAAAGTTCCGCTGGTTGGCTTAACGTTGCCATAGGCAATCTCTATAAACTGCTTCAGATGCGTATGTGGCCGGGGATTCCCCGCATATACGCCATTTGCGTTAGTACAAAAAACGAAACCGACGTAATGACGCCACAATATTCTGGGCAAGAAGTCCATTCCATACG ATATATAATGGAAAGATTTGATGACGCGTTTCATCTGTGCGatcatgacgtcataaccGAAGAATGCGCGCAGCTGAGTGGATTGAGAAGATTTGTGAAATCGCAATCAAATCCGCCGGTAGTGGCGCTAAAGATCATGAGAAACTTCATAGAAGTTTTCGAAAATTTCTTCCTAAACGG ATTCTTTCCGTACAACTTCACTCCCAGAGACTGGGTGATCACAAGAGACTACAGAGTGATCCTGACTTCGGTCGACATCTTTATTCCCTTGGAAGAGAACAAAGAAAACCCCGGAACTTACAAAAG aaTCCTATCTGACGTCATGTGCAAGTTTTGGTCGGACTGTCCGACACCAGGCTGGGAACATCAGCAAATGCTCTTCAAACTCGGACAATCGTGTAAGGAGGTCAGGGGTCACTGCGGCGACGATAAGAG aTGCTGGGGCATGGATTCTACTATTTACATGTGCGCTTTCTCGAAATGGCTTTTCGCCCACCTCACACATGTGGTGCCACTTGCCTGGCCTCACGCCATGGATCTAAACAAGATGCTCATTTGCTCACAACAGGGGATTCCCCAGTACCGGTGCAGTTGGAGTGATTTATTGCATAAAACCGACGATATGCTTTATAAGGCCATCGACTCGTGGGGAGACTGA
- the LOC143463138 gene encoding uncharacterized protein LOC143463138 isoform X2, translated as MSWYIHQSMMALYLMSSKLLLHHPVPIMALLFTAFLVFNCILLTNIERSKQMTTTPLRPMEVRYVMKSLTLHRSFQNQSGLRLKYFNKDGGPHFNEGIILEANSSSERLRRKESNDIAGIFQPITSQSTINRIRNILQNLRHNRGLQRIAKIWNCTMMQSIRTRDNRPIMTTQSLNLENEQLDLVLPDEKIVRVILKTFRVFTQTKATVSSQTSFDPLSDVNDPTDDATEREAENLLKILKLQGVPGIPRVFGVCVVNEDMTSLGDQPQHSLSYVMERYDDVMPLFLSQSPLKRFIKYHPSPGPTVAKIIRNVAKLFETLFLNGIFPAKLSADEIVVTRSYDVKVTSTEYFVSLTSSSTTNFKRALSDLSCRSWDECAALEWNDHDRGIPGAHKCQDFRGHCSTHNRCWGYDASVHLCVYSRWIFKELIDVIPSSWKGKRLITSLLTCTGQPDPEYRCDWTYLHESVSKIISD; from the exons ATGTCATGGTACATCCATCAAAGCATGATGGCTCTATATTTAATGTCTTCTAAGCTGCTCCTGCATCACCCAGTTCCCATCATGGCTCTTCTCTTCACCGCCTTCCTCGTCTTCAACTGCATCCTACTTACAAATATCGAGAGATCTAAGCAaa TGACTACAACGCCACTTCGACCAATGGAAGTCCGTTACGTCATGAAGTCTTTAACATTACATCGTTCTTTTCAAAATCAG AGTGGATTGCGTTTAAAGTATTTCAACAAAGATGGCGGACCTCACTTCAATGAGGGAATTATTCTTGAAGCAAACTCAAGTTCAGAAAGGTTAAGGAGAAAGGAATCAAATGACATCGCGGGCATATTTCAACCAATTACGTCACAATCCACCATCAATCGAATACGAAACATACTGCAAAACTTACGTCATAACAGAGGTTTACAAAGAATTGCTAAGATTTGGAACTGTACAATGATGCAAAGTATTCGTACACGTGACAATCGTCCTATTATGACAACACAATCTCTCAACTTAGAAAACGAACAATTGGACCTTGTCCTACCAGATGAGAAAATTGTCAGAGTTATTTTGAAGACATTTCGTGTCTTTACACAAACCAAAGCCACTGTGTCGTCACAAACATCTTTCGACCCGCTTTCGGACGTAAATGACCCCACTGATGACGCAACGGAAAGAGAAGCAGAAAActtgctaaaaattttaaaattgcagGGTGTTCCGGGAATTCCCCGAGTGTTTGGTGTTTGTGTTGTCAACGAAGACATGACGTCATTGGGCGATCAACCACAACATTCGCTGAG CTACGTCATGGAAAgatatgatgacgtcatgccATTGTTTTTGTCACAATCGCCATTGAAGCGTTTCATAAAATATCACCCGTCCCCTGGACCGACCGTGGCCAAAATAATTCGAAATGTCGCTAAACTTTTCGAAACTCTGTTTTTAAACGG AATTTTTCCTGCCAAATTATCAGCTGATGAGATCGTAGTTACAAGAAGTTATGACGTCAAGGTTACATCAACGGAATATTTTGTTTCGCTCACAAGTTCAAGCACGACAAACTTTAAGAG AGCTCTCTCCGACCTGTCCTGTCGCTCATGGGACGAGTGTGCGGCCTTAGAATGGAACGATCACGATAGGGGAATTCCCGGCGCCCACAAATGCCAAGACTTTCGAGGTCACTGTTCTACTCACAACAG GTGCTGGGGTTACGATGCTAGCGTGCATCTGTGCGTTTACTCGCGTTGGATTTTTAAGGAGCTTATTGACGTCATTCCGTCGTCATGGAAAGGGAAAAGATTAATTACGTCATTGCTGACATGCACGGGGCAACCCGACCCGGAATACCGATGCGACTGGACTTACCTCCATGAATCAGTCAGCAAAATTATCAGCGATTGA
- the LOC143463138 gene encoding uncharacterized protein LOC143463138 isoform X1 — protein sequence MSWYIHQSMMALYLMSSKLLLHHPVPIMALLFTAFLVFNCILLTNIERSKQMTTTPLRPMEVRYVMKSLTLHRSFQNQSGLRLKYFNKDGGPHFNEGIILEANSSSERLRRKESNDIAGIFQPITSQSTINRIRNILQNLRHNRGLQRIAKIWNCTMMQSIRTRDNRPIMTTQSLNLENEQLDLVLPDEKIVRVILKTFRVFTQTKATVSSQTSFDPLSDVNDPTDDATEREAENLLKILKLQGVPGIPRVFGVCVVNEDMTSLGDQPQHSLSYVMERYDDVMPLFLSQSPLKRFIKYHPSPGPTVAKIIRNVAKLFETLFLNGIFPAKLSADEIVVTRSYDVKVTSTEYFVSLTSSSTTNFKSNYNRALSDLSCRSWDECAALEWNDHDRGIPGAHKCQDFRGHCSTHNRCWGYDASVHLCVYSRWIFKELIDVIPSSWKGKRLITSLLTCTGQPDPEYRCDWTYLHESVSKIISD from the exons ATGTCATGGTACATCCATCAAAGCATGATGGCTCTATATTTAATGTCTTCTAAGCTGCTCCTGCATCACCCAGTTCCCATCATGGCTCTTCTCTTCACCGCCTTCCTCGTCTTCAACTGCATCCTACTTACAAATATCGAGAGATCTAAGCAaa TGACTACAACGCCACTTCGACCAATGGAAGTCCGTTACGTCATGAAGTCTTTAACATTACATCGTTCTTTTCAAAATCAG AGTGGATTGCGTTTAAAGTATTTCAACAAAGATGGCGGACCTCACTTCAATGAGGGAATTATTCTTGAAGCAAACTCAAGTTCAGAAAGGTTAAGGAGAAAGGAATCAAATGACATCGCGGGCATATTTCAACCAATTACGTCACAATCCACCATCAATCGAATACGAAACATACTGCAAAACTTACGTCATAACAGAGGTTTACAAAGAATTGCTAAGATTTGGAACTGTACAATGATGCAAAGTATTCGTACACGTGACAATCGTCCTATTATGACAACACAATCTCTCAACTTAGAAAACGAACAATTGGACCTTGTCCTACCAGATGAGAAAATTGTCAGAGTTATTTTGAAGACATTTCGTGTCTTTACACAAACCAAAGCCACTGTGTCGTCACAAACATCTTTCGACCCGCTTTCGGACGTAAATGACCCCACTGATGACGCAACGGAAAGAGAAGCAGAAAActtgctaaaaattttaaaattgcagGGTGTTCCGGGAATTCCCCGAGTGTTTGGTGTTTGTGTTGTCAACGAAGACATGACGTCATTGGGCGATCAACCACAACATTCGCTGAG CTACGTCATGGAAAgatatgatgacgtcatgccATTGTTTTTGTCACAATCGCCATTGAAGCGTTTCATAAAATATCACCCGTCCCCTGGACCGACCGTGGCCAAAATAATTCGAAATGTCGCTAAACTTTTCGAAACTCTGTTTTTAAACGG AATTTTTCCTGCCAAATTATCAGCTGATGAGATCGTAGTTACAAGAAGTTATGACGTCAAGGTTACATCAACGGAATATTTTGTTTCGCTCACAAGTTCAAGCACGACAAACTTTAAGA GCAATTACAACAGAGCTCTCTCCGACCTGTCCTGTCGCTCATGGGACGAGTGTGCGGCCTTAGAATGGAACGATCACGATAGGGGAATTCCCGGCGCCCACAAATGCCAAGACTTTCGAGGTCACTGTTCTACTCACAACAG GTGCTGGGGTTACGATGCTAGCGTGCATCTGTGCGTTTACTCGCGTTGGATTTTTAAGGAGCTTATTGACGTCATTCCGTCGTCATGGAAAGGGAAAAGATTAATTACGTCATTGCTGACATGCACGGGGCAACCCGACCCGGAATACCGATGCGACTGGACTTACCTCCATGAATCAGTCAGCAAAATTATCAGCGATTGA